The genomic interval TGATTCTTGTTCAAGTGCTTATTCAATCGGAAGGCAAAGAAGTTAAAAAGAAGGATGGAAATTAGTAATCCAATCACATTGATCATTACTCCTATCATTGCATAATTTTCCCTTTATTTTACCAGTAAACACCAAAAATAGAAATAGTAATTATTTACATTTGTTATTGTTTGGAAGAGTGTTGATTATTTAATGTTCTCTTGCGATTCTCCATCGGCATTCCTTATTGTTCTATTAAAGGATGTGGATTACTCGTTAAACGGCTATCGACTTGTCCATACAACAGGAATAAGAGTAGAAGCTACTGTTTCGAGTCCTTGTCATAACGATTCCATACATAATAAACACACCAGAATATAATGGGTAAAGATAATGGAATGAAATATTTTTCAGTTGGCAGAACACTAATAAGCAGGATGCAGGCTATTAAAAAAGGTGGCATTAAAATCCAATATTTTTTGTTATAGTTCAAATGAATCCCTCCGCACTCTTTATTGTTTATTTATATACGGGAGAGAAGAGGGAAAGGTTTCCTATTTTATTACCTTTTAAAAAGAAATACAAGCTAAAGCTGAGAGACAGCTTCTTTTGTTGACCAAGTCGCACTGCTAAAAGCGCGGAAATTTGTTACAGCCGCATAAAAGTCTTGTTCACTTATAGCTGCTGTTGCATCATAAACAACTGCTGTTTTAAAGCCATTTTCGACTATATCTCTCATATGGGACTCTACACATATATTGGATAGAACTCCAGCTAAAATCACTTGCTCTTTTCGATGCTGCCGTAATTGGTATAATAAATCATTGGACTGAGGACTAGCAATTTTGTGTGCCGTTGCTATCACTGTTTTGGGATTTAGGATATAGGGAGCGAGGGAAGGAACCCAATCTGCACCTGCTGTTGGTGGCGTATACGCATTTTGTTTTTGAAAAACCTTTAGCTTTAATAACATATTTTGTTCATTTCCTGTTAGTTGCCATCCGTAATCATGAGGTAAAATGTAATGAGGAGAAATAAATAATTGGTAGCCTTTGGTTAGTGCTGTACGCATCAGGAGTTCAAGGTTTTTTACCGTATCGTATTGTTCGATAACTTTTTTCGTTAAATGATATCCTCTCCCCCCAGGAGACAGAAAATCATTTTGTGGGTCTGTTATAACGATCGCGGTTGTTGCAGGAGTGGGCTGAAACATCTACATTCCTCCTAATAATCACTAAATTTTGTATTTCTCATTTGGAAAAAACACGAAGATTATTTGCGGAATAATCTCCAACAATAATGGAAGCATCAGCGTAACCTCTATCTGGTATCTATATTTCTTTGCAGAAAAAGATATGTTTTTTAGAGAAAAATCTAATTTGGTTCCTTGTATACTATGTATATTCAAAGGAAATTAGAAATAAAAAATGTTATTTTACTATCTCCAACTCTACATATAGTGCATAAGATAAAGAGGATGGAC from Niallia sp. FSL W8-0635 carries:
- a CDS encoding isochorismatase family cysteine hydrolase, encoding MFQPTPATTAIVITDPQNDFLSPGGRGYHLTKKVIEQYDTVKNLELLMRTALTKGYQLFISPHYILPHDYGWQLTGNEQNMLLKLKVFQKQNAYTPPTAGADWVPSLAPYILNPKTVIATAHKIASPQSNDLLYQLRQHRKEQVILAGVLSNICVESHMRDIVENGFKTAVVYDATAAISEQDFYAAVTNFRAFSSATWSTKEAVSQL